The following are encoded in a window of Mycobacterium decipiens genomic DNA:
- a CDS encoding GuaB3 family IMP dehydrogenase-related protein — protein MVEIGMGRTARRTYELSEINIVPSRRTRSSKDVSTAWQLDAYRFEIPVVAHPTDALVSPEFAIELGRLGGLAVLNGEGLIGRHPDVEAKIAQLVEAASKEPEPSAAIRLLQELHAAPLNPELLGTAVTRIREAGVTTAVRVSPQNAQALTPVLLAAGIDLLIIQGTIVSAERVASDGEPLNLKTFISELDVPVVAGGVLDHRTALHLMRTGAAGVIVGYGSTQGVTTTDEVLGISVPMATAIADAAAARREYLDETGGRYVHVLADGDIHTSGELAKAIACGADAVVLGTPLAESAEALGGGWFWPAAAAHPSLPRGALLQIAVGERPPLERVLGGPSDDPFGALNLVGGLRRSMAKAGYCDLKEFQKVGLTVGG, from the coding sequence ATGGTCGAGATTGGCATGGGCCGCACCGCCCGTCGCACCTATGAACTCAGCGAGATCAACATCGTGCCGTCGCGGCGCACCCGCTCGTCGAAGGACGTTTCCACCGCGTGGCAGCTGGATGCCTACCGGTTCGAGATCCCGGTGGTGGCACACCCGACCGATGCCCTGGTGTCGCCGGAGTTCGCGATCGAGCTCGGCCGGCTCGGCGGGTTGGCCGTGCTCAACGGCGAGGGGCTGATCGGCCGGCATCCCGATGTTGAGGCCAAGATCGCTCAACTCGTCGAGGCCGCCAGCAAGGAGCCCGAACCGTCCGCGGCGATCCGGCTGCTGCAGGAATTGCACGCGGCGCCGCTGAACCCCGAGCTGCTGGGCACGGCCGTGACCCGCATCCGTGAAGCCGGCGTGACCACCGCGGTGCGGGTCAGCCCGCAAAATGCCCAGGCGCTGACACCGGTGCTGTTGGCGGCCGGCATCGACCTGCTGATCATCCAGGGCACGATCGTCTCCGCCGAGCGGGTGGCCAGCGATGGCGAGCCGCTCAACCTGAAGACCTTCATCTCCGAGCTCGACGTTCCGGTGGTCGCCGGCGGTGTTCTCGACCACCGCACGGCGCTGCATCTGATGCGCACCGGCGCCGCCGGGGTCATCGTCGGGTACGGCTCGACCCAGGGGGTCACCACCACCGACGAGGTGCTGGGCATCAGCGTGCCGATGGCCACCGCGATCGCCGACGCCGCCGCCGCTCGGCGCGAGTACCTCGACGAGACGGGCGGCCGCTACGTGCATGTATTGGCCGATGGCGACATCCACACCTCCGGCGAGCTGGCCAAGGCCATCGCCTGCGGCGCCGACGCGGTGGTGCTGGGCACGCCGCTGGCCGAAAGCGCCGAGGCGCTCGGTGGAGGGTGGTTCTGGCCCGCCGCGGCAGCGCATCCGTCGTTGCCGCGCGGGGCGTTGCTCCAGATCGCCGTTGGCGAGCGGCCGCCGCTGGAACGGGTCCTGGGCGGGCCGTCCGACGATCCGTTCGGTGCCCTGAATCTGGTCGGTGGGCTGCGCCGATCAATGGCCAAGGCCGGCTATTGCGACCTCAAGGAGTTCCAGAAGGTCGGTCTGACAGTCGGGGGCTAG
- a CDS encoding GMC oxidoreductase, giving the protein MKPDYDVLIIGSGFGGSVTALRLTEKGYRVGVVEAGRRFTDEEFAETSWNLRKFLWAPRLGCYGIQRIHPLRSVVILAGAGVGGGSLNYANTLYVPPEPFFADQQWRHITDWRSELTPHYQQAQRMLGVVQNPTFTDADRIVKEVADEMGFGDTWVPTPVGVFFGPDGTKTPGKTVPDPYFGGAGPARTGCLECGCCMTGCRHGAKNTLVKNYLGLAESAGAQVIAMTTVKGFEQRSDGLWEVRTVRTGSWLRRDRRTFTATHLVLAAGTWGTQHLLFRMRDKGVLPRLSKRLGVLTRTNSESIVGAGTLQVNPDLDLTHGVAITSSIHPTADTHIEPVRYGKGSNAMGLLQTLMTDGSGPEGTDVPRWKQLLQTAGQDPRGIIRMINPRQWSERTVIALVMQHLDNSITTFTKRGRLGIRWYSSKQGHGAPNPTWIPIGNQVTRRIAAKIDGVAGGTWGELFNIPITAHFLGGAVIGDNPDHGVIDPYHRVYGYPTLHVVDGAAISANLGVNPSLSIAAQAERAASLWPNKEQDDRRPPQGEAYRRLDPIEPEHPVVPADAPGALRWLPIDPVSTAG; this is encoded by the coding sequence ATGAAGCCGGATTATGACGTCCTGATTATTGGATCGGGATTTGGGGGCAGTGTCACCGCACTGCGCCTGACGGAAAAGGGTTACCGGGTCGGTGTGGTGGAGGCCGGCCGCCGCTTTACCGACGAGGAGTTCGCCGAGACGTCCTGGAATTTGCGCAAGTTCCTGTGGGCACCCAGGCTGGGCTGCTACGGCATCCAACGCATTCACCCGCTGCGCAGCGTGGTGATCCTGGCCGGCGCGGGCGTGGGCGGCGGTTCGTTGAACTACGCCAACACGTTGTACGTACCGCCGGAGCCGTTCTTCGCCGACCAGCAGTGGCGACACATCACCGACTGGCGCAGCGAGCTGACACCGCACTACCAGCAGGCGCAGCGAATGCTGGGCGTGGTGCAAAACCCGACCTTCACCGACGCCGACCGCATCGTGAAGGAGGTCGCCGACGAGATGGGCTTTGGGGACACGTGGGTGCCGACTCCGGTCGGGGTGTTCTTCGGCCCCGACGGGACCAAGACACCCGGCAAGACTGTGCCCGACCCGTATTTCGGCGGCGCAGGCCCGGCGCGCACCGGCTGCCTGGAATGCGGCTGCTGTATGACGGGCTGTCGCCACGGCGCCAAGAACACGCTGGTGAAGAACTATCTTGGCCTCGCGGAATCGGCCGGCGCACAAGTCATTGCGATGACGACGGTGAAGGGATTCGAGCAGCGGTCCGACGGGTTGTGGGAGGTCCGCACCGTTCGCACCGGCAGTTGGCTGCGCCGGGACCGGCGCACCTTCACCGCTACCCACCTGGTGCTGGCCGCGGGCACCTGGGGCACCCAGCATCTGTTGTTCAGGATGCGGGATAAGGGCGTGCTCCCTCGCCTGTCGAAGCGCCTGGGCGTGCTGACCAGGACCAACTCCGAGTCGATAGTCGGGGCCGGCACGTTGCAGGTCAATCCGGACCTGGATCTGACCCACGGCGTGGCGATCACGTCGTCGATTCACCCGACGGCGGATACCCACATCGAACCGGTCCGGTATGGCAAGGGCTCCAACGCGATGGGGTTGCTACAGACCTTGATGACCGACGGTTCCGGTCCAGAGGGGACCGATGTCCCGCGGTGGAAGCAGTTGCTGCAGACCGCCGGTCAGGATCCGCGCGGCATCATCCGGATGATCAATCCCCGGCAATGGAGTGAGCGCACGGTGATTGCTCTGGTCATGCAGCACCTGGACAACTCGATCACCACGTTCACCAAACGCGGAAGGCTGGGCATCCGCTGGTACTCCAGCAAGCAGGGCCACGGCGCGCCGAACCCGACGTGGATCCCGATCGGCAACCAGGTCACCCGCCGCATCGCCGCCAAGATCGACGGCGTGGCCGGCGGCACCTGGGGAGAGCTGTTCAACATCCCGATCACCGCGCACTTCCTCGGCGGTGCGGTGATCGGCGACAACCCCGACCACGGGGTGATCGACCCGTATCACCGGGTCTACGGCTACCCGACGCTGCACGTGGTGGACGGCGCCGCGATCTCGGCGAACCTGGGCGTCAACCCGTCGCTGTCCATCGCCGCGCAGGCCGAGCGGGCAGCCTCGCTGTGGCCGAACAAGGAGCAGGACGATCGGCGGCCGCCCCAGGGCGAGGCATACCGTCGGCTGGACCCGATCGAGCCGGAGCACCCGGTGGTACCCGCCGACGCTCCGGGCGCGCTGCGGTGGCTGCCGATCGATCCGGTGAGCACCGCCGGCTGA